Below is a genomic region from Demequina sp. NBRC 110054.
ATCGCCTCGCCCAGCAGCGCGTTCACCTGGGCGCGCTCGATCACCCCGATGCCACGCATGGACAGCTGGGCGGCGGCGAAGATCGCGAACCCGACCCACACGATGACGAGCCCGAGCGACAGCGCGTACATCGTGACGGCGTAGGTGAACCACAGCACACCCATGGGCAGGCCCAGCAGCAGGAAGGTCAGCTCACCCGCGGTGCGCGCACTGTACGGCGCGGCGAGGTAGCGAAGGAAGCTCATGCGGCCATCGTGCCTGTTCCATGCGGCCGGGCGCCACGCTCGCGCGACGGTTCCCGCCTCCCCCATCCGGGGGATCCCTCCGGGGAGTCCCCGACACGGAGGGACCGCGAACCCCTCGCGCGAGGGTCTCGTTTCGCTCTCGCGCGGGCTGTGGGGCCGCGGGGCGCGGCGCGACTGTGGACTCAGTGGCGCCGGCCCAGCGCGCCGCACCCAGTGGAGGGGACCACATCATGACCATCGGACTCACCGGGCGCCTCGCCCGCAGCTCGGCCTCCCGGCCATGGCTGACCATCGGATTGTGGGTGCTTCTCGTCGCCGGCGCGTTCGCTCTGTCGGGAAGCCTCGGCAACGCACTCGTCCAGGACGACAGCAACCTCGTCGCCACGGACTCGGACACCGCCGCGGAGATCGACGAGCGCGAGCGAGGCGGCGAGGAGGGCCCGGTCACCGAGACGATCGTGGTCAACGCCGTCGACTCGGCCTCGGCAGGCGCACTCGCCCAGGCCGGAGAGGACGCGGTCGCCGCAGCCCTCACGGTCGAGGGCGTCGACTCGGCCTCGGTCTCGCCCGCACCGTCAGCGTCGGGCACGAGCCTGCTTGTCGACGTGACGGTCGCCGCCGATCACCCCGACGCCACCGGCGAGGAGCTGCTCGCCGCGACCGACACGCTCGAGCGTGAGGGGATCGAGTTCCTCAGCTTCGGTCCGCTCACGGGGGAGGCGATGTTCGACGGGCTCGCGGAGGACACTCTGGTCCGCGGAGAGCTGATCGGCGTCGGCGTCGCGATCCTCATCCTCATCGGCGTCTTCGGCGCCCTGGTCGCGGCGGGGATCCCGCTGCTCGTGAGCCTCGTGTCGATCACCACCGCCATCGGCGCGACCGCCATGATCGGCTCCGCATTCGACCTGTCGTTCTTCATCGTCAACATGATCACGATGATGGGCCTCGCGCTCGGCGTGGACTACACGCTCGTCGTCGTCCAGCGCTTCCGCGAGGAGCTCGCCAAGGGGCGCTCCCCGCTCGACGCTGTCGGCGTCGCCGGCGGCACCGCGAACCGTGCGGTCCTGTTCTCGGGCCTCACCGTGCTCGTCTCGCTCGCGGGGATGCTCCTTGTGCCGAGCACCATCATGCGCAGCCTCGGCGCGGGCGCGATGCTGTCGGCGATCATGGCCGTCGTCACCGCGCTCACCCTCCTGCCGGCCGTCCTGCGGCTGCTCGGGCACCGGGTCAACAAGGGCCGCGTGCCGCTGAGCCGCGGCGGCGGAGAGCCCCGCGTGTGGCGCGGCGTCGCACGCACGGTCACCGGCCGTCCGATCGTGAGCCTCGTCGGAGGGCTCGCAGTGCTGATCGCGCTCGCCGTGCCGTTCGCCTCCATGCGGCTCGCCTTCCCCGGTCTCGAGTCCCTTCCCGAGGACAACGAGTTCCGCGTCGCGCAGGAGGTCCTCGTCGAGGACTTCGGCTACGGTGCCGAGACCACCGTCGTCGCGATCGAGAACGCCACGGACGATGCGGTGGCCGTCGAGGAGCTCGCCGCCTGGATCGACGATTCCGCGGCCTACGCGCAGACGACGGTCGACTGGCGCGGCGACACCGCGTTCATCGACGCCAAGGACGTCTTCGGCGGGGCCGACGAGCGGGCCGAGGAGGCTCTTGCCGACCTGCGCGAGCACATCGACGGCACGGGCCTCGAGGCGTATGTCGGCGGCGCTCAGGCCGAGTCGACCGACTTCACGTCGATCGTGACCGACGCGACGCCCTGGGTGCTGCTCGCGGTGCTCGGTGCCTCGTTCGTGCTGCTGCTCGTCGCCTTCCGCTCGATCGTCATCCCCGCGACCGCGATCATGCTGAACCTCCTCAGCGCGGGGGCGGCCTACGGGCTCATGGTCGTGGTGTTCCAGTGGGGCGTCGGCGCAGATCTGCTCGGCATGCCCCAGACGGACGCGATCGCACCCTGGATCCCGCTGTTCCTCTTCGCCGTCCTGTTCGGCCTGTCGATGGACTATCACGTGTTCCTGCTGACCCGCATCAAGGAGCGGCACGACGCGGGCGACACCACGAAGGTCGCGGTCGTCCACGGCCTCAGCCGCACGGGCTCTCTCATCACTGGGGCCGCGCTGATCATGGTGGCCGTCTTCGCGGGCTTCGCCCTGGGCGACCTCGCGGAGTTCGCGCAGATGGGCTTCGGGCTCGCCGCGGCGGTGATCCTCGACGCCACGATCGTGCGCACGATCCTGGTGCCATCGCTCATGACGCTGCTCGGACGCTGGAA
It encodes:
- a CDS encoding MMPL family transporter, coding for MTIGLTGRLARSSASRPWLTIGLWVLLVAGAFALSGSLGNALVQDDSNLVATDSDTAAEIDERERGGEEGPVTETIVVNAVDSASAGALAQAGEDAVAAALTVEGVDSASVSPAPSASGTSLLVDVTVAADHPDATGEELLAATDTLEREGIEFLSFGPLTGEAMFDGLAEDTLVRGELIGVGVAILILIGVFGALVAAGIPLLVSLVSITTAIGATAMIGSAFDLSFFIVNMITMMGLALGVDYTLVVVQRFREELAKGRSPLDAVGVAGGTANRAVLFSGLTVLVSLAGMLLVPSTIMRSLGAGAMLSAIMAVVTALTLLPAVLRLLGHRVNKGRVPLSRGGGEPRVWRGVARTVTGRPIVSLVGGLAVLIALAVPFASMRLAFPGLESLPEDNEFRVAQEVLVEDFGYGAETTVVAIENATDDAVAVEELAAWIDDSAAYAQTTVDWRGDTAFIDAKDVFGGADERAEEALADLREHIDGTGLEAYVGGAQAESTDFTSIVTDATPWVLLAVLGASFVLLLVAFRSIVIPATAIMLNLLSAGAAYGLMVVVFQWGVGADLLGMPQTDAIAPWIPLFLFAVLFGLSMDYHVFLLTRIKERHDAGDTTKVAVVHGLSRTGSLITGAALIMVAVFAGFALGDLAEFAQMGFGLAAAVILDATIVRTILVPSLMTLLGRWNWYLPRGLQWLPEMRIEVEPHVDTESPEPELVPAR